The Neodiprion lecontei isolate iyNeoLeco1 chromosome 2, iyNeoLeco1.1, whole genome shotgun sequence genome segment cgATTCAGTagaacaggtatcgttgaaaaactgttttaatatcgttggaattgcgaaaaacgaggtacgcgtacaatttattgttgcacaagcattgaattttcgcaacagttgcaagaaaatataataacaacgatcgtaatgagaaagaatagtgaGTGATaatagactttctggtaacagctagaaaactgattttcattttctacctaggactatatttttcgattgtggtaaaaaatgaaggactaggcggtaaccggaactaagaatttctctcagtgtaccaTGGATTTAGTTTTCAGGCCGTGGATGCGAGAATCGATCGCTGACGAATGGATTTTCCAACACTACTGATAGGATTTGGATATTTAATACAGATTTTCCCCGATGGATTGATTTGATTCTCATGGAATCCATGCAATCGTGAATTATAGCCATTCGAAGTTTAGAATCACTTTTTCATTTAGCCCTCATGTAcgtcgattcttttttatgaacgataaaattttcgcacATTATTTTCACCAATCAAAACGTGGTTGTTCATCTTCAAAGTGTATTTATGCAACCGGGCTTGATTTcataatttcattcgaaaataAGTAGAATTAAAGTAGCGgtgaatttcaatattttcaaatttcgtttaTACAGTATTTACGAGATTGGTTAATTGCGGATAATACAGTCTTAAATGTGAATAACCTTCGGGAACTCTTGGTTGGAGCATGGCAAAAAATGGCTCGTCAAATCGTCATTTCTgactttgaataattttgcggtttacgtggaaaaaaaattcgagtcTGTTATTCCGTATTTTCGTCTCGATATTCTTGCATGTCGGATGTTACAATTCAGAACGACAGTAACTTGCAGATATTGAAACAAGCAAAACTATTATTTCAACCTTCAGACTGCCGGGATTTTGGGAGCTTTATTCCTCTTAGAAGGTCTCAAAATGTTGTGCTTTTATCTTATGTATAACATATGTTGAGTCCTGATCACAGGCAAAGACTATATTGAGAATTTCCGCCTGTATAAAGGTTAGTTGATTGAAAAGCTAGTCAAATATCGCCTAGGTTGTAAAATTTGGAAgataatatttgatttttgcaCGAAAGTCAAAAACGAACTTCAAGCACCATTTCAGAACGCTTTATCAATCCGCattaattttctgtttttttttttttgaaaatgttggcTGAGTAAATCGGGTTTCACGCACATAAGATTTTCGTCTCGCAGACAATTCAGTGTTCGATTTTCACACCATCCACTGTCGGCGGTTGGATATCTCCTTCAAGGCAGAACGCACAAACGTTTTTGGCGGTGAGCCAAATAGAAAACTTCCAAAAAGGGATAACGAATCGTTTTTCACTGCTCGTATACAAAAAATAACGCCTTAACTTAGCTTTCAATTTGATAAACGTGatcgtaaattaattttcaaatattacctTGAAAATTACATCTGTTGCTTATTTCTTAATAACATTCAAACCACTTCTGGGGAAAAATCCCATTCAATCTGTGATTGATAATCATCTGTTTCGCAGTATTATAAATCGTGATAGTCCACATTgtgagtataaaaatataatacatcGATACGATTTAGTCTAATCCAAAAAGCAAAAAACACCTCAAACATTCCAGTTCAAAGACGAAGGTGTTAGAGCCGAACATATGTTCAGCCGAATTTAGATTCAATTTCGTTCTACATCGAATAGCAGAAGTGACTTTCACCCTAAATTGCGCGTTTCGTTGAATTGAACGTCGCAGTGATCGTCGCAGTCAGCCCCTGCTTTACGAAAATCACGTGTCCCTGGGGTGGAATCCGCGTTCTCCTTTGAGAAGGACGATCAGTGACCTGCAATAAATGGTCTGCGACGTTGATGGCAGCTGGTGGACATATTAGAGGTTTGGAGactcactgagaaaaatttcatttgttacgttgactagaaaaattcggtaagacaggtatcgttaaaaaaaactgtttgaatattgttggaattacgaaaaacgaggtacgcctaaccattttgcgctgttgtcgatccttttttggttattgctacgcaaaatcagtttctgagatTTACTccacttttttatttaaataaggctttaacgtcaatttattgctgcacaagcaacagttgcaaggaaatatagtaacagtgatcgtaatgagaaaaaatagtaacggatgccagactttctggtaacggctagaatactaattatcattttgtacctggaactatatttttcgattgttgtgaaaaataaaaatagttaaggactgagcggtaaccggaactaaaaatttctctcagtgcaggCTGTTGTAGCTGCACCGAGAATCGCTCTAAACGAGACAAAGAGAAGAGCTGAAAAGAATCCCCGGCATGTCAGCAGGCTATGTTCATTCCAGTCAGATTGgcgaataatttattttctgtaaaatttattggtaaaacaaaattttttattttattaacattcaattgaaaagtataatatacatatataattcatATTCTGTTGTTCCTGTTGCTGTTgttactattatcattattgttgttgctgttgttgttattattatgtataagcatatatatgtgtaaatatatacatgtatgtataaaatcgAGCCAAGTACCACTTACAAATGTAATTTCTTTTctggattttcaatttcattaggTAGCAGTTATCAATCTTCACTTCTTCTATCTCGCTTGGAAAGTTACAACAAGTTTCAATCATACTTTTATTGTAAATTAACAGACATGTACTTGGCAGTAGTATGTGATTtgaatcttctttttttttataaaggATGAGAGTatttagagaatttttttttttttttttcttgcgtgAGGTGATCATgtgcatacattttttaacaGAGCAGATATTTTTGGGGCCAATGACCACATTTTTAATGTACTTGACGAAAGGTTTTTGCACCAGAGATGCTTTCTGGGGAGATGTGTTTATAATATGGGGTATTTGAGGTCTAGCCCCGGCTATTTCGGATTTGTTTCATAATTTGCTCATATTGTCAAGCATTCTTCGAATCAACTCGCAACGTATGATGCCtaaatttgttttcgtgttgaaaaatttcttgaaaattctgTAACTTGAAATTGAACCGTGGCGTATTTTTTGGGATGATGGAATCCCTGACTCGAATGACTAAAGATGAATCCATTGACTTATTGTTCAAAGCCTTTTCAATTAAAACGTCATCTGTTGTTCGATAAGTACTtgtactaacaataagtactaaatgacaaaatatattgtaatagCACACTTTTAGTATTTCGTTATGAACTAATTAATGGTTACGATCGTGACTCTACGTGCTTATCAATTTTCGCTCAAATCTCAATCTCGCATATAAAATGTCTGTTGTATGTACAATCGTAACATCCCAGTCCTCGAGTCTCATCGTCCATTCGGGTACAGAAACCTGTACCGTTAGGTTCACCTGCTTGCCAGGGTATAGACGACAGGATCGATCCTAAATTACCAATGTTCGTAGACGTTAGACATTATCCGACTCtgtgtttaaaaattatcaaaggCCATTGCAAGTCTCGTTCATTAGCTTACCTGTTCTGAAGTCGACCCAATGCTGGGATTCGTACATGAGAGTTATGCCTACGTGGATGTATTCAGCGAACGATAAAAGTGACTGGGCGACGTCGAACTTGCGCCACGAATCAATCACCGCCAAGTTTCCACCCTCGTCGACGCATCTCTTCGCAGCAATTGGCCACTCCACCGCTTCGTCACGATGATGCTTGAAGGCTACTCCGAGTTCAGGGAACCTTACATAGCCATCCGGGAGCATCTTTCCCTTCGGTGATGATTCAGTCACACATGGATTTGAAGTCGGAGTTGTGTCGTGCAACAAGTCAGCCGAGTTTTCCGCATTGGAGACGTTCAGATTTTCTGATTGAACCGACGTGAGTTTTGAATCCAAATTTGAGATGTTCGTGCCTGGAGATCCCGGGATGACGAGATTACACACAAGCTGCATCGCAGGCAGCGTATAAGATATCATCGGTGCCATCTTTGCTTCCAACGTTAACTCTCCAGATTCACTAATGACATGCTATCAGCTTTCAGCGCTATTTATACAGCCTTGCGGTCTGATATCTCGCGACATTCGTGTGGGGAAAAGTAAGACAGGATTGGATGAACGCAGAACGTTTGATAGAGTCAACTTCTCAGTTACGATGCCTCGCCCAATTAACACATGATTTTTAAATCCTCTTGTACTTAATTGCTCAAGGAAAGACTTTCCTGGAGATTTCAATATTCGATTCTACTTTTGTTTTCGTACGACAGAATGTCGGATCAAGAAATCCTTTCagaaagtaattttgaaattcatcgttCAAAAAAGAGACGCACAGTaacatgatgaaaaaaaatttgcgacaaGTGTTTTTAATCAGAGATCTTTTTGCATGAAAGTAAAAATCCAAGCGGAATGTacgaaatttcatcgaaatctcCTCCTTGTTGGGATGAAATTGAGCcactgacttttttttttttttcctctagATCTTCACCATGCGAATAGAAACGGCAGCTTTGCGTCAGCGATTAAATCGATGACCATGCGTATCGTGGCTGAAGATGTAGCAAGTAATTGAACATTATGCCGATATTTGAATTTGCGTTATATACCGACGTCGTACCAACTTAAAATATACCCTTTTTATTAAACAGTCTAGAAAGGACACATCCGTGTTCTCAGGATGTCGATTTTCTTTGCAAAGGAAATTCAGGATAATATAATAGATCATACctacatttataaatattaacgAATCGTAATGTCACACCATCAATTTATCTGTATTCGGTCCAATACAAACATGAACAATAATATCTCTGATTCTGAAGATAAAGGTTTAATATTCAATGAATTTCAAgcaaataattacaatttcaacgaaaatatgttgattttccaaatttcctgCTGATACTTTTGACGCTCACGTTATCATTTTAAGCGTTTCGCGAAGAATGAATGATACGGGTGGAATAGTttaggttgaaaaaatttcagtcatTACCAATACCACAAATACATGTTTCATGCAACATCTGAGATCTCGTGGTGTAGATTGTTGGTTTCATATTATTGTGTATACAAAAATAATCTCTATAGTCTATATATAGAAATGTCTTATGTCGATCTTTAATCTGCTGATATTTGTAAACTCGTATTACGCTCTTACGTATTTAGAGCAATGGGTACGGATGAATAATCCTCTCTTCTACAGCCCCTCAGTTCGTCAGTCTTATCTAATACCTCGAACGAGGAACATCTAATAAAAGTATAAGATAACAGAATATAAGCAGAATTCATTAACCCATTTCCTACATAGATTTCTACACCCGGAATATTCTAAAGtgaactgagaaaaaaaagtcatgGAACCaaataactatttttttttcttacttccaGTTTATTTGATTCAAACAATGCCTCACTCAACACGGTGACTTtttagttataaaaaaatattgatgctTTGATTTGAATGCTGTATGTTTTCGAgtttaatatatttcaaacaaGTACATATTGATTTCATAGGATTAAACGAGAAATTTTGGAACGACAAATTTGCTCGAATCAACAAACCTCATTCAGCTTACGAAAGAATAGTACTTTAACCGCTGAACACATCGGCTGAACGGTACCAAGAGATTGGAAATAATAATGCTACGCTTGCTGAAATATCAACGTTATTGCCAGATAGTATATTTGCCTCAATGTGATGTTTGACCGACATAATCAATGATAACTATGGTCAAAGAAATGTGTAATATGTTGAAAGAAGAATTTGTTTCCGAAGACAggttttgattttcatttaagaaaattattttgttcatCAGATTATATAGCTAcatcgaacaaaaaaaaaactccatcCAAGTAAACGAAGATATGTTTCAGTGCAACCAAGGAAGAGTTCTTAAGTTGCTATATGTTTCACATTTAATTCAAGTTATTGACAAATACAATGAAATGTAATGTTTCTCAGTTTTATATAGTCATGTGTAGTCGAAAATTGCAAACATACActttaaattgatttcaagAACTCTCGATACAATTGCATACGCGTTTGCTATAAATGAATCATTACCtctaagaaataaatattattttattgaaataaaattttttttgattcagaAATCTTCTGAGTTTTGGATCTGCATGTTTCAcgtttttgaaacaaaattacaattcattcGAAGTAGTACCAATTTTGGTCACTAGATGGCAAGTTTTCCCGCTTGAAAAGTAGCTCCAAAGATGTTTATACTCGAATTCTTCCCATTACCTCAGTGAAGATTGATACGAATCCTCCAATTACTCGTGATGCGGAATGTTGGGTCGTGAATTGATCGAACCGTGTGACCCAAGAACTATGTTGGAACAATGCTACTATAGTTGTTTGGTGACAGTCGATAACATTAGCAcatcgtattgaaaaaattaaaacgatCACGTAACCCAGCAAATTTACGCTACATTTAGGTATATATCATAGAGCAGTACATCACGTGTTCCAAGAACTGACATTTATGCTCAATTACTAAAAGaatgattgaattatttaaatacattCTTCATCCAAATACGGGGTCAGtcgtgatttcaattttttctgtacaatACCATAGCTTCTTTGATCGGAAGGATATTCCATTTAACTTTGTAAACATTATTTGAGTGAAGGAACAATTTTATTGACATGAAGCTGCTGCgtttggataaaaatatcaaaccagCAGAGCAATTCAGTGAATTATGCCGTTAAATCGTTATTCaattcatttaaattattttctattggTCCTAAATacggatttttttaaattgacaaCTACATAAACTATCGCTTTGAATGAATGTGCTCTCAGGATTGTACAAACGCACAGATTATTTGGATCAATTTATACTTATTAAATTccaataacttttttttctcagtgtcgGGAATGCTCACATTATCCACATAATCGACATCGTGCCTAGGAACGCTTGAACATTTTTTCGGACTGCAGTGATTTGGAATggagagaaaaattacaattttcccTATCTACAAAGGTAAGTTTCTTAAACAACACATCTGTCAATGATATCGCTTGAATAATTTCGTTCACACCAATTGAACATTCACATCattctgtatatatatacaatatatgacATGTATGGaagtaaatggaaaaaattcatagtgAATTTCACATATGTGTTACAATTTCCAGATCATTTTATATAAAACGACTGATTTTTTGCCCGcctcattttcatttccgtGCAGATACAGAACTATGAGACCCAAACGATTCAAAGCTTGAAGTGTGAGACGTTTACACATCGCAAAGGTTAAGCAAGTTGATAGGCCGTCTTAGAATACCGGTGGTATACGCAGCGATGAAATTGGTTAATAACAAGAAAGAATGGAAACTGGGAAATATACCgtaaaatggaaattttccTATAGTACATTTGAATTAACGCGGTATTTGATTATACCGTTGCTGGGTACTTAGTGTCTTATAAATGAGACTACTTTTTTGTATCGAAAAGTATTTTTGGATCAGACCAGTATCgaattttgttgaataattATGATCAAAATTGGTTCAGCGGAATTTCGAACCCGCATAGAAAACGTATTTTATCTCAACAATTACAAATCCACAGTCCATCCTTCATTCAATTTATATTGGCACAACAGTGATTGCCcctgcactgagaaaaatttcatttttcatactaactagaaaaattcagtaaaacaggtttcgttgaaaaaactgtttgaatattgtttgaattacgaaaatcgaggtacgcgtaaccattttgcggtATTGTcaatccttttttggttattgctacgcaaaatcagtttctgaggcttactctacttttttagttaaataaggctttaacatcaattcattgttgcacaagcagtaaattttcgcaacagttacaagaaaatatagtaacagtgatcgtaatgagaaagaatagtaacggataccagactttccggcaacagctagaaaactaattttcgtttcgtacctagaactatatttttcgattatggtaaaaaataaaaatagttaaggaccgagcggtaaccggaactaaaaatttctctcagtgtgggTTCATATGTCGCCCAAAGTATGATCAGCAAGGGCGATGCTAAATTGATTgataattgtttttgaattataagaatatgtgtgaacttttgtttttttcacaatcCGTGCGTTAAAGAAAAATCTAATGACGGAAttgatttattgtttattCCCATATCCGGTGcaccaaaaaaatattccttaTTTTCCAAGTACGGCAGGCAAAGCGGTGTAATTTGGAAGCTCGAAGCTACAAGATTCATACGAAATATTCaggaaattgaataaaacgttTTTTGTATTCCAACGGTCAAACATATTATGGTCTTCTGCGACATAATTTCATCTTTACAACGTCTGTGTACTGCTGATAATTCGTATTTTTAGTACAAAGTAGTTAACGAGATATCTCGAAGTTGTGTTCCACATCGAGTTCCGTTGGTTTTTGTGTCTTACTCCGGCATTTCCATCAAGCGCAGATAACGTTATCAGCTTTGTTCGCAAATCCGAAGACTATCGCGTTGGTAATAAAAACTGTCACTTGACttggataaaatataattctgtaaataattttctcctATAACAGAAAGGTACATTTGCCTCATATATCTGTTTCAATACATACATCAGATTAAGTCATACATTTTTGTAAGACCCGGTGAATTCTATCAAAACAACAAACGTAATACTTTTGGCAGCGAAACAAAAACTGCATGTTGTAACGAAGTTGTGTTCACGCATCTTATACACCTTGGCACCCCGATGCCGCTGACATCAAGCTATCATCGGTggttcaattatttgttcatgTATTGTATTAACGGATACTAGATTGATTGTGAGCAAACGAACATCATCGTAAAAACAGTCAGTCTTGAGATTTTAAACAAGAGCGTCGACCTTGATTATATCTGCTTTTCCTGATATTATCTTTGCTGTACATTTCTTTGTCTCAAAGTTCACTCTTTACGCACAGAGAACAGGCGTTTTTCTCATTATTGCACGGACGATTGTCTATCCTGAGTGGAGTAAGAAAATGGAACTTGTGTTCCTTTGGATTCTTCCCATATGATTCCGAAAATCCAAACTGCGTGCGTCCGAAAATCGCAATTTTTGCAGTCCTTGGAAATAGCGAAAATCTAGAGCAAAAAACTAGACTTATTGTTACCGCACGCAAATCTTctaatatcaaaaaattatcgaatctgATAACTTTGCCGAATAGCTATGAACATAATACCTTGACCAATCCTCATCTCCCTAAAAAGCACCTGTGGTACAAAAATCTTTCGGCAAGTACGTTAAAAATGTGAGTATTACCCACAAAAACAGTTTATCCGATcaaaaatatatgcatataaacACCTCatactaaaaacaaaaacgttcCACAAAAACACAGCATACATGAATATTCTCaccggtaataaaaaaaaaatgaaaatcacaCACTACTGTCAAGTACATGTTTGTTAATTCACAATAAAAGTAGGATTGAAACTTGACTCTTTGCTTCCACACCTCTGAGGAATCACACTACTGCCACACTGGGGTCAGACAGACCCTGAATTTATTTAGTTTCAAATGATAATCaagtatgaataaaaaacgaaagaacTTCTGCATTGATTCACTTTCGAATTGTAGGTAAGATAGGACGGTGCCAACTGGACCCCGGTGTAGCAGTCAAGAGTTAATAACACTTTCCGACCGAAATGTAAACAATGGATATTATCTGTGCTGTCGACGCCCAACAATAACTGTGCTATCCTTGACTAAATAACGCTTCAAAACTGACGGGACTCAAAAGTCATCcttatgtaaatatttgtcTCTAAACGTATTTAATGACTAAATTGTTgattttataacaaaaattCACGTGACATATTTATGGGTGATCCAATTCtctataaaaaatattcatgtatTAGAGCACGAAGCTTCGGCGGCTAAGAAGTAATAAATGTCGAAActttaatgtaaaaattaatgtacGTCTTTAGTGGTTAAACTATTGAGTTtacaacaaaaattgtaataacaattttataaaaagcTTCAATCAtctaataattatttccagGGTCAAGTCCGTATCATCAAATACATCTGACGACGAGTCgtaacaatttaaaaaaaattacatcatACGTTATTTAAATCGGGAAACACCAACGTCCCGAATCAATCTTTCAAACATGGGACTGGGAGATATCCTTTCAAAAGCATTTTTTAGCTGCCTGCAATAAGTTTGTCAGTTAGAAACGAAACAACCCAACGTAATAATTTTACCTCCATACGTAATCATGCCGAGTCCTAGGGGACTCATTGAAGAGACATCTTGAAACTGTGCTGCAGGCGGTTTGAATATCTCTTCTGTAAATACTATACTCACCAagcatacttttttttttatagaattcCACCAAATGTCTTCTTTGTTGCGCGCAGTGTTGCAAATGATGATCtgattccaacaacttttctgGCTATCCAATGACAAGTTTGATCATAGGAAATAAATCATTCCTTAGCGTGGTTGATTAAACAtgttaatttcaatattgGATTAAACACTTTGATCATCGATTACATAACTTAATTTCTAGAACTGGCAAACCATTTCAATGTTCGTAATGAGATACTGTTTTCAATCAAGAACAACTCGCATCTCTTAATTCTCTAATGCGTTTATTATTTAAGATCGTACGGAATAATGCAATAGTTTTAATCCTGTGAAGGTTTGACAAAGTGCTGCGACGAAATCATCGGGTAAAATTGAGTTCaaccgtgaaaaatttcaacttgtaCTTTTATTCCATTTACAAATTTGAACCCAAAAGGCAGCTGGACGGTCGGTGAATCGGTTTTCTGTATTCAGTTTCTTGCCCTCTTGTCACGTCTTcctttttcatctcttttcttcttctttttcttttcattccttttttagtgctttttcttttgtacttCTCAACAAGTTTTTCACGTGATACGTTTTAGAGTCTCGTTGATCTCGCGAGTCGTGATTTTACGAGGAAAAACATTGGATTTATGTGTGTATTCACATGACAGCCTTTTGCGCACACGAGGCTCGACTGACGGACACTCGAGCTATGCGAGAGATGGAAATAAAGAGGCTGGGTTATACTCTTCAACCACACATGGACGCCACAAAGGTAGTTTTCTCAGACGGGACCATAATCTTTTTTACATTAAAGAGTAGAAAGACCCATAGTCTGAATAGAAGAatagagaaaatttgaaaaatgcaaaaatccgtgtataaaaatgaaagaatttcacaagtttCATAATTCTCTGGGAAGTTAAAGTCGAGTGAgcttttctcattttctcaaaACATTTCATTCGGAAGTACCTAACTATTTTTTGCGTTTATAATGTCTGAATTCTACGGAATTCAAAACGTCGATAACCGTTCTGAATAAGCGACTCTTCGACTACGCACTTTCCGCATAAACCAATTTAGGTGAATTTTAAAGCATGCACCAACAAAGATCACCAATCCGGTGTCTCTCTTCGATTTCGCTGCAACTCATGTATGTtgtaaaacattgaaaactaaGAGACACGTATTTCTTTTCATCCGTGGAAAGATAGTTTAAAAGCGTGAAAACGACTCCCAAAAATGGGCACGCAATTGGGTGGTTTCTCAATTTCGGATAGAAGCGGTTGATGTATTTAAATGAAACCAAcgctgaaatatttcattcatcaACAGAAACATTTCTATTTTCGTCACGTTCAAATGCATCAAACGCATCAAGAAACTAACCCGTTGGGTGCCCATCTTTGGGGGTCGTTTTCACCGCTGTAAACCGTTTTTACACCGATAATGAAAATATGCTTTTTTTAGTTTATAATGTTCTACAACATACGTGAGTTGCGAAAAATTCGAAGGGAGATACCAAACCGGTGTTCCTTGTAAGTGAACTCAAGTGAActtgatttttccatttttaaaaTGGTACCTCCAGGTTCCAACCATCACATTCCTGGGGCTTTCGACCCTGACGCATTATTCCACCCCGAATGTGGCTTCGTTCAGTCATCGGTGATTCCAGCGCTCTCTTTTCCTGGAATAAATTGGTACACGATGTCGGATACAGTCCAATTCCGAGATGTTGGATTTGTTGGATTACGGGGTTGGCATTGGGCTGACGGACCGGAGGACGGGAGATTTGGCGTGGGCGATGCTGACCCTTGACAAGGCGGTGCGGCATCGACGAAGACGTAGATGCGGGAAACGAGGAAAGCTATTTATACCCTGGAAAGCTCGAGGCGCAACCCACCCTCGTCCGGCCAATCGATGGGGTGGAAAACCGGGCAGGCAGCCTCTGGAGATTCGCATCCGACGGCCACTTCGATCCGGACGCATAGACGACTGCTACGTTGCATGTTTGTAACGGGTCTTGATTAA includes the following:
- the LOC107222958 gene encoding uncharacterized protein LOC107222958; amino-acid sequence: MAPMISYTLPAMQLVCNLVIPGSPGTNISNLDSKLTSVQSENLNVSNAENSADLLHDTTPTSNPCVTESSPKGKMLPDGYVRFPELGVAFKHHRDEAVEWPIAAKRCVDEGGNLAVIDSWRKFDVAQSLLSFAEYIHVGITLMYESQHWVDFRTGSILSSIPWQAGEPNGTGFCTRMDDETRGLGCYDCTYNRHFICEIEI